From Symphalangus syndactylus isolate Jambi chromosome 21, NHGRI_mSymSyn1-v2.1_pri, whole genome shotgun sequence:
aaataatctGCCCAAGAGAATTTTACAAAATTCTTGTGCTGTGAAGCAAATACATCATAATTTCCCATTCCTGTTGTTTTGAACCAAGTCACTTCTAATTCTGCCTACTAACTTAACTGTCATAATCCAGTTTCATCTAAACAACTCATCATGTTCTGTCCCACCTTAGTTTCCAGATAGTCTAGATATCCTAACCATCCCATTTTACCTACCTTTTAGAAGTAGAACATTCAGAAAAAGGTTAAGAATCAAAAGCTCCAGAACTTTCAGTAGAGAAAAACTAAAGTATAGACAAGATGCCTGCTCCTAGCTTAAGACAACCAGGATTTGGAAATGACTCAGGTCCTTTCTACCATACATCAGAGATACTTTTTAAATTCCACTTTTTAATATTCATACACATCCCCCGGGAATcttttatgaacattttaacattgTGAATTTAAACTAATTATGCATTAATATAGATAATTAGTTATATAAGACATATATGTGTCTTCGGTACAAAATTTTGAAATGATACAAAGCcctctagattttaaaaatctgtcaaaaatcacattatattatTCAAAAATTGGCTGAGTAAACTATAAAACTAATTAATTACACTATTGCCTGTTGGCTACATCACTTttatcagtttaaaaaatatatcattttccttTGTTAGGATCATGTCAACCacattgttctttttgtttattaaaaatatggtGATTTGGgtcattattgtatttttaattctatttctactgctattgaattttaaaacctttttatccTCTAACAATATCATTAAGTGTATATTAAATAGATGTTATAACGTTAATGCCGTGACCATGCCTGAAAATCACTAACTCTGGAACAGAAGTCAGATGTCGTAAATTCTATAAGGAAGGCCAAACAATTATCTTTTTATGCTAGGCTGATAATTTagcaaaaaataaactgaaaaaaaaaattagagataatgccagaaaactaaaaggcaaaattaaagtaataatatGTTGCAAAATTATTGATTGATATCCCAAAGAACCTGTGCTCACCACTTTACAAGCATTCGTATGGAAAAGTGAGATTTAAATAatgtaagtattttttaaattttacttttattagttttttgtagagatggtgtttcgccatgttgcccaagctgtacttgaactcctgcactcaagtgatccacctgcctcggtctccaaaagtgctgggactacaggtgtgagccaccgtgcccggcctgaatgatacaagttttttgttttgttttgttttgactagGCAAAGAACTTTATTAACCTTTGTTTCAAAGTTTATTCTCAGGCTTCTTCGGCTTAATTAGCTGCAAAGAATGAATTGTGTATaagcaaaaactgaaaagagaTGCAGTGTCCAAAGGGCTTGGGCTTAAAAATATTAGAGATCTGGATTTTATCAGATCCATaaacaaaaatttctttaaaagtagTCATAATATAAAATAGCAGCTCCCAGTAACTTCTTCAAGTTTTATCTTCAGAAGTTGACTCAATTCAGTTTGCCTCATTCTTGGAAGCCTCATCAAAATTCTCCACAAGATCAggaacttcatcatcatcatcctccccAGTAGCAAGTGGTGCTTTTCCATCCACAGATTGTTTGGGCAAAGCTTGAGCCAGTCTGCTTAAACTAGTCAGACTGTCTGCACCAAGCTGGTTTAAGATGCCGGGTAGCATTTCTGTCAGCTGCTTTGTCTCGACATGGCCTGTAATGGTGAAAGTGTTTGCTGCCAGAGATGCCTGAACTTTAGGGTTGTTAAAGTGGATCACCGTTCCTTGGTTTGTAAACATATGCACCTCTTCAATACCAAAGATATTGTTTACCCGTAACTTCTTTAAGGAGAACTGAAGTTTTTTATCATCTGCTGTGGCTGTTCTATGAACCACCTTCCTTCTACGAGCAGTTCCTTTTCCACCAATAAGCACTTGTGCCTGCAGTTTGGCAAGTTTTTCCTGGTTCATGATTGTTTCTTTCATCCTATCAGAGCAGATAAAGGGCCATGCAGAGAACTAGGGTTGGTGCTCAGAGGGTCTCGGGTGGACCAGCTGAGATTAGGCGCACACATGCGGAGATGCAAGATGGCAGCTAAAGGGGAATGATATATGTTGTGAAGCATGCAAAGTCTTCAGGGTATGTCTCCCATAAGATAAAACAACTTTGTATGTGCAAACCTTTCTGAAAATGTGGCTtggtttttattaattaaaaattatcattcCTTTACTTCTAGAATTCCATCTCTCAAACCAAGTACAATTTTTCATGTAAATCTTTTTGAGAAACCAAGTCTGAAAACTGAGTGTGTGCTTGTTCTAAGGATGAAAGCATCATCACTGCATCAATAGACCTGCCTTATTCACCTTGACAATTTATCCATGGTATGGTAATAATGTCAAGAGGCTCATAAACTGCTATGGAGTCACTAATATGTGTTTATATTTCCTACACACAATTTACTTGAAAAGGGAGAATTAGACTAAGTAGTTTATAGAAGTACTTTGAGATAAATTCAAGGACCCCAATGAGTCTTCTAAATTTGTGTGACTTTCCAATAATTATAATTTGCTATTgtcattttttcattcaatatgttaaaaagaaaattcaatactctttttaaaataactttctaaTCATTGATTTATGTCCTATTCTGAAATGTTCTAAATTATTTCTACTAACAACTGTAATTTGAATCCTCCAGATATTTAATTCCCCTATACAAATAATTTGTTAACACTATGACTATAGCAGGACCATAGTTGCTAAACGGAGCATTTTTGGCTGGCCCAAGTACAGAGGTGTTTACAACCAGTTGATTACAAGTTGCAGATGTCTGTTTCTgctccactcccactgcttcatttgactagcctttaaaaaataaaaaagaagaagaaatagagcaCCCTTTCTCACTGCTGATCGCAAACAATGACTCAATCATCATTATCAGTCTATGTATAACTCTTGCATTATCAGCAAAAGTTTATCAAGATTTCCAAATGCACAAAAACAAGGGAGTTAAGATACTTAAAATCACAGAAAGTTAGAGGCTGAAAGAATCTTAGAGTCCACTGAATTCAAACCTTCTATTTTAAACATGTGATCATAATTGAGATCCAACAAGATTAAATGAATCATTTATGGTCAACTTTATAGGATAAGCCCATActatgtcacacacacacacacacacacacacatatcttacTTACCTTTCTGGTGATGACTTGGAAGTAGCAGGACATCCTCggatatgttttttatttttatggtctaGAGAGATGACTTTATTCCTTAGGCTTCTTTCccactaggaaaaaaaatgaaattttaataataaacacaTCAATATGACAAGAGGTATTTAAACTGTTcgtttttatttggaaatttgtTATAAACGATCAACTACATAgttcacaaagaaaaataataagtgcaATCTATGGAATATCTGGCTCTTTTGCTAATGCATAAATGTAAGTCCACCAAAAAATACtaggaagacattttaaaataccaaggtaatttaataaaaaaatcaacactTTGAGATTCCAAAGCTTAAATAGCTATTAAAATCTGGAATGTACTTAAAGGAAGTGACAAAAATTATTACACAGAAGGTTAAATAGGGCCTATGATTCTAAAGTAACTGTACCTATAAAAATTGAAAGATATTAAAATTAGTTACCTAGGAACTGCCACATGGAAAATTTTAGGAAAGAGCCAGACACCTTATTGATAGAGTTTAGATTAAATATGACTAGAATAAAAggttcaaattaatttatttaatacacAGTGTTAGCCTAGGCAAATAAGTCATTTATATTCTCTATGTCttagtttctttatctgaaaaGGGATATAATAACAGTAGCTACCTCACAAAGATATACAATGATTACATCTGTATTAAGTTTTGGTTTTACTTCCACATCACAGAACAGACATTTGTAATAAATTTACAAGACTGTCTTCataaaagagatatttgtacagtCATATTTGTAGTCCATGATTCGCAGTAaccaaaagagggaagaatccaccaaaaagaatatgttaaggTTGATCGACTAATTCagaaaagttgcaggatataagatcGAAAGGccaaaatcagttgtatttctatttaATGGCAATGAGAAATctgaaagagaaattaagaaaaaaattccacttacagtgctcgcttcggcagcacatatactaaaattgaaccgatacagagaagattagcatggcccctgcgcaaggatgacacgcaaattcgtgaagcgttccatatttttgaaaaaaaaaaaaaaaaaaaaaaaattccacttacaatagcatatcaaaaagaataaaacacccaATAATAAATTTAGTCAAGGCAATGTAAGACTTTTCTGCTGAAAATATCAAAACATGCtgtaagaaattaaagaaaccctaaataaatgaaaagacatccccTAATCAAGGACTGAAAGACTTTATTAACTATATCAACTATTTTGGTTAGCAGTTGGGCATTACTCCCCAAAATGACCTCCAGATTCCATTCGCTCCCTTCCAAAATTCCAACAGCCTGTTTTGCAGAAATGGACAAACTGATCTGACGATTAATTACGAGAGGCTCAGAagaaccaaaacaatcttgaagaaGGAGGGCAAAATTAGAGGACTCACATTTCAGTTTCAAAATTTACTatgaagctatagtaatcaaaacaatgttgGCAAAGGGTAAACATACAGATTTATGGGACAGAATTgaaagtctagaaataaacccatatatcTAGGACCaataattgattttcaacaaggatgcCAAAACCATTCatgggagaaaaataaactttcaacaAATAGTTCTTGAACAACTGAACCACCACATGCAAAAGTATGAACTTTGACCCTTGCCTCACACCATattcaaaaatgaattcaaatggaGAGAAAACCTAAATTCAAATGGAGAGAAGAGCTAAAATTATGAAGCTCTTAGAAAAAAACACAGCAGTACATTTTCATGACTTGTATTTGGCAATGACTTCACAGATATGACCAAAAAAACCACAAGTAacaagagaaaaattataaattggaCATCagcaaaatttgaaacttttattCATCAAAGTACACTACTGGAATAGTGAAAAGGCAACCAACCCAcca
This genomic window contains:
- the LOC129470975 gene encoding transcription factor BTF3-like isoform X2, which translates into the protein MKETIMNQEKLAKLQAQVLIGGKGTARRRKVVHRTATADDKKLQFSLKKLRVNNIFGIEEVHMFTNQGTVIHFNNPKVQASLAANTFTITGHVETKQLTEMLPGILNQLGADSLTSLSRLAQALPKQYLVENFDEASKNEAN
- the LOC129470975 gene encoding transcription factor BTF3-like isoform X1 encodes the protein MKETIMNQEKLAKLQAQVLIGGKGTARRRKVVHRTATADDKKLQFSLKKLRVNNIFGIEEVHMFTNQGTVIHFNNPKVQASLAANTFTITGHVETKQLTEMLPGILNQLGADSLTSLSRLAQALPKQSVDGKAPLATGEDDDDEVPDLVENFDEASKNEAN